A single genomic interval of Amycolatopsis albispora harbors:
- a CDS encoding sirohydrochlorin chelatase: MSPLVVVAHGSRDPRSAATVRALVGRVRALAPDLDVRVAFLDLSDPPVPEVLVRLHREGHREVVVAPLLLGSAYHARVDLPALVDSVTSRLPRLGVRIADVLGVAPSLEAVALDRLRETGADLADPELGVVLAAVGSSNATANAAVTGLAERWHHRHGLLVAPAFASATKPDVPAAMAKLRAHGARRFAVASWFLAPGLLPDRIAALAGPEVPMAAPLGTDRRVAELVLDRYAEVVSSQVIPA, from the coding sequence GTGAGCCCGCTGGTCGTCGTCGCGCACGGCAGCCGGGACCCGCGGTCCGCGGCCACCGTGCGCGCCCTCGTCGGCCGCGTGCGCGCGCTCGCGCCCGATCTCGACGTGCGGGTGGCCTTCCTGGACCTGTCCGATCCGCCGGTGCCCGAGGTGCTCGTCCGCCTGCACCGGGAGGGGCATCGCGAGGTCGTGGTGGCGCCGCTGCTGCTGGGCAGCGCGTACCACGCGCGCGTGGACCTGCCCGCGCTCGTGGACAGCGTGACCAGCCGGTTGCCGCGGTTGGGCGTGCGGATCGCGGACGTGCTCGGGGTCGCCCCCTCGCTGGAGGCCGTCGCGCTGGACCGGCTGCGGGAAACCGGCGCCGATCTCGCCGACCCGGAGTTGGGCGTGGTGCTCGCCGCGGTCGGTTCCTCGAACGCGACCGCGAACGCGGCGGTGACCGGGCTCGCCGAGCGCTGGCACCACCGGCACGGCCTGCTGGTCGCCCCGGCCTTCGCCAGCGCCACCAAGCCGGACGTGCCCGCGGCGATGGCGAAGCTGCGCGCACACGGCGCTCGCCGCTTCGCCGTCGCGTCGTGGTTCCTGGCGCCGGGGCTGCTGCCGGACCGGATCGCCGCCCTCGCCGGGCCGGAAGTGCCGATGGCCGCCCCGCTCGGCACCGACCGGCGCGTGGCCGAGCTGGTGCTCGACCGGTATGCCGAAGTGGTGTCTTCGCAGGTCATCCCGGCCTGA